CATTGGAAAGGAAATACAACGCCAGCAACAAGTTCCATTGTAATTCTTCAGCTTCTGGTAACTTTGATGCTCAAGAGGAATAGATACGTGCTGTATTTCATTTCCATTCTTTTACTTTAGAATGACCATAGGAGTCCATGAACCTCACATTTTGTGATTTAGGCAGATCTGAATTGTATCTTTAGGCGAGGAGAGTTTTAGGTTGCCCAACTTATTAGTGCAGATAAAGCAAAAGAAAGTTCCCAGATTCCACTTCCCCTaagttttttgtttgtttgtttgttacaGGTGGTAGGGGGTGGAAACATATTCAACAATGTCTTACTCCACCTTCTTTAATCATTATGTGGGTTTataattttttgagaaattactCTTATTTTCTGGGATTCCTTTGAGAAACATGTTTGCATCATTTTGGCTTCTGTGTACATGGAGAAGTGCTCAAATGGTACGAGGAACAAAGGGATTTTGTTTCAACTCTTTCCTAAATCATTCGTGTGTCACAAGTGAAGGCTGAAGAATCACAATAATGGATTCAGCAAGGCACTCGAAGCACCCCGAAGCAGGCAAACCATTTCCTATCATGACTTAATAGAGAACTTATCATGGACAAAGAGCCAACAGCTGAACAATTGCCTTTGTCTGCTAGACTTGAAATCCGCTCACTTGCACAAATAATTATATTAGAATGTATAACTCTTCTACTGTAagagtattttttttatttttttatttttataaaaaggAAGGCACAAGACTGGAATAACTGGAGAAACTCCACCAAGTTTTCAATGGACACCAAAACATAGTCTATGAGAAACGAACACGGAAGGGGATTAGTTGGGCCAAAGgtccggacacccctgtgttgaaaaaaaaaaatgaacgaaCACAGAAAAATTGAGAAATGGCATTGGTGACGAGTCCTGTGGAAAAACCACCAGCCTTTGGGCTGGTGGTCACCACCTAAGTGGGTGGATTGTCTCCTACTAAAAAATGCCACATCTAAGTGGTTTGTTTCTAAAAAATTCAGATGATTGTGCTGTGCATCCGTTTGGTCCGATGGTGATTTAGTTTCCTCCGGGTTATCTCTGGACCTCCTTAAATCCGCCCCCTCCTTCTTAGCGTAGGATAGAATAGATTTATTgtctccgaaaaaaaaaaaaaaaaaaaaagacgagtCCTGTGGAAGGACGTCCAGTTCACCAAATTTATTGAAGGCCACTTTTAAATCGGGAAGATCAGCGGAGTCGCCTGCAAATGGTCATCCCATCGCCTGAAGGAAGTTGGCAGATTTGAACCCGAGGATCAGCAGCAAGTGATTTGTTAAGCTCCTTTATGTAGAGCCTGGATTCTCTCTGTGTCTCGGGAACCGAGTCTTCTGCTTCAGCCACAGTTCCCATCCAGTGTGTTATCGACTGATTATCCCTGGCTGATTGATTCATCTCAACAAAATTTTCCATGGATAGAGTTATTACCAGGGTCGTAATGTTACATGATGAAGATTACAATTATACCCTCTCAATTTACCATGCTAACAAGTGCCACGTCCAAGGATGGCCATAGCTATTGTCGACAGAGCAGGAAAGATACTCCAAAATGAGCATACATCGTTGACAAGCAATTCAAATCAAACTCTTGAGTTTAGCGAATGTAGATATTATGGTAGATATGCCATACGATTTGTGATTAGCCGGAAGGTCCATAGTGCTACTGCTACACCGTGCTGCAAAATATGTTCGCATAATGTTTACTTTAAGCTTTCTTTCGTTCTGGGGAAGCAATTGGATTTTCTAGATTTTGTTCTGATTCTTTCACTACCAGCTCAATCCGACTAACAATTCATTCAAGGATTTGCTACACAAAATTTCTAGTGTGTATGATAAGTCAAATATACTGACCAGCAGAGACCAGCCTAGTTTCGATTGAAGTAACTTTAATTTTTCCAAGCAAATAAGGAGGGTCTGAGAGTAGAAAGGCAAAGTAGTGTTCCCAAGCTAAATTCATATCCTTCAATTCATTTTCCGGCTCACTGATATATGATATTGGTGTACTATTTGTAAGTTGGAAACATCCAAAGCAGAAGCAACGAGTGGCTATCAAGAAACTTTTGAAGAATTAGTAGTCAGCTATTGTAATATAAGGTACCTCAAACCGTAATGATGCTTGTTGCCCTTGATGGTAAAAACATTATTTACGAGCATATCATCATAAATCACCTATTATAATCTCCCTAATATAGCTTCAAggaatttcttgttttctcagaCTATATATACTCCATCATGGTAGCTAGAAACCTTAGAAAACAGTGTGCATTTCCTATGATCTTATGTGACTAGCAAATAATTTCCTTTCAAAGATGACCTCCTTTATCTATTTCAACAAGGCATTAAAATCTTGTACTGAAGGCTGACATTATAAACACAAAAGAAGAATCTCAAGTCCACAAGTTCATGCTTACAAGCATGTTGATAAAGAACAAGAACTTACAACTACCAAGTACGTACTCCAGCATAAGATTTAGTGGAGACGCTTACAAATAGTAATCCCATCACCCAGAGGAACCTGGGATATTTGAACTCGGGTATCAGCAGCTAGCAATTTGTTGAACTCAATTGTGAAATGCCTGCCTGCTTTCATTTCCTCAGCCACAGATTCTTCCGGCAAGGCCACCAATCCTCCCCAAAGTGTGTTGTCGTATACAACTATTCCACCAAGCTTTAACAATTTCAACAGTTTCTCATGGTACTTCAGATAATTTAATTTGTCCGCATCAACGAAAGCAAAGTCAAAGGCTTCATGGTTAAGATTCTACAGCAGGACCAGAAGATATTAAAAGAGATAAGCTAACTTAACCTCCAAACATGTAAAGTTATAAAACAGAAAGTTAGTATGGTGAAGAGATAACAGAACTAATTTAAGTTGCTTGAACCGTACTTCTTCAAGGAGTTTATCAAGAACTGGAAGAGCCTCGGACTCAATGAAGTCGATCTTATGCTCAACTGCAGCTTTTCTTATAATTGGCAGCCCTATCTCATATGTATCTCTGTTCTGGTCAATTGCTACAATCTGCAAGAATAAATATTGCAAGAATCTCTtatcgtttggaaaaaaaaaataaataaataaatattgtaAGCCAAGAAACAGTTCCATATGTTTGATTCACAATGATGAAGAATTGTTAGTAGCTCTGACCCTGCCATCATCTGGTATTGTAAGGGCAGTAAGCAGTAGGGAGTATCCAGTAAAGACACCAATCTCTATTGTCTTTTTGGCACTTATTAGTTTCAAGAGCATGGCAATCAACTGACCAGCATCTGGGGCAGTTGCCATAGTGGCCCTGTAACAGAAGCTAGCAATCTTAAGGCATAAAATATGACTGATTTGACTGTCATATAGGTATGCATTCTAAAGCAAACTTAGTTTAAAGGCAACAGTATAGAAGTCTGCTGTTTTGGAGGTTTAAACTTACAAGTCAATTTGGGATAGGTATGGATCCAATGTTCAACATGACTATCCAAAGTTTACTTCCAGAAATTAGAGATGCTAGAATTAACCAAATTGTTTTCTGTGAGCCCAGCGGTGAGTCAAGTATAGTTTTTTTTCCATGTAAATTGTCAGACAGTTTCAAAATCATCACCAGTTGAATTTTGGCAAATATTGTTGGTTTCGTTTTTAGGGCAAACAGCTGGGAAAGGCTagattaatatgaaatgaaacGGTCTACTAATCTTCTCCTTGCTTCTCTAAATGGAGCAATTAACGGTTTGAAAAATGTTACCACGGATGACTTGCAGTAACATCCCTTAGCTCCTTGAGAGGCTGCAGTTCATGTGGATAGACACTAGTCTCCAGGAGGTACTGAGTCATGGTAAAAGAATGAGTGCCATTAAGCTTTCCAGTAGAGAAATACGCAGATTTCAAACTAGAGGAATAAGGTTACCTGATAGAGTTCCCTACTCTGCAACAATCCCTTGTTTTCCATTGTTCCCAAGCAACTACATAGATGACAGAGTAAATTATTGAACGGATAATAGGCTAATTGAGGCCTAGTGCTGTTGAAACTAATATTAAACATGTAAAGGACCATACACTAATCTTTTTGCCTTGCTAACTATTATACGAGATATAGATAGATGTATCAAAAGGTTGATTCGACATTGAGGAGAAATAtagcagcaatccaaacaaagtttTTTGATAGTATTTGTCTTGTTCAGTTAAAGGAGAAAGAGGAGAGTACGCAGGTGAATCTCAGCAATTCTCAGCATTTGGTTGAAAGCACAAATTTCTGCAATGAGTGAACTTGCCCCAACATGTAGAACGCTAAACAGCAGAAGCTATGCTGGTGAATTCTAAACTTTTGCAGCACTATGCATCTACCTTTGCCTGGTTTAATAATGTGCTAGGAAATTATTACACATGCTTCAACCAGAACTATATAAATGAACCAGGTATTAAACAAAATAATTAGAAGCCCTGCTACTTTGCGGACTTCATATCTCCTTACTAGTCGCTCTTGAACTTCAAAAGGGGGCATTCCTTGACGTCTTCATTTCACTCAACAATTTACAGATTACCAATACGTATAAAAGCAGTTAAGAGGCTAGAATCCATGAATTGATGATGAAACACCACCTTGTGTGCATCAAGAAACGAATCTAACTGTAAAAAAGAATCAAGAGGCTTGTTCAACCTAAATGAACCATAGCATGTTGATCAAAATCTCGCCAAGTCCCAACATT
The Coffea arabica cultivar ET-39 chromosome 6c, Coffea Arabica ET-39 HiFi, whole genome shotgun sequence genome window above contains:
- the LOC113691301 gene encoding probable caffeoyl-CoA O-methyltransferase At4g26220 isoform X1 is translated as MENKGLLQSRELYQYLLETSVYPHELQPLKELRDVTASHPCFCYRATMATAPDAGQLIAMLLKLISAKKTIEIGVFTGYSLLLTALTIPDDGRIVAIDQNRDTYEIGLPIIRKAAVEHKIDFIESEALPVLDKLLEENLNHEAFDFAFVDADKLNYLKYHEKLLKLLKLGGIVVYDNTLWGGLVALPEESVAEEMKAGRHFTIEFNKLLAADTRVQISQVPLGDGITICKRLH
- the LOC113691301 gene encoding probable caffeoyl-CoA O-methyltransferase At4g26220 isoform X2 encodes the protein MENKGLLQSRELYQYLLETSVYPHELQPLKELRDVTASHPWATMATAPDAGQLIAMLLKLISAKKTIEIGVFTGYSLLLTALTIPDDGRIVAIDQNRDTYEIGLPIIRKAAVEHKIDFIESEALPVLDKLLEENLNHEAFDFAFVDADKLNYLKYHEKLLKLLKLGGIVVYDNTLWGGLVALPEESVAEEMKAGRHFTIEFNKLLAADTRVQISQVPLGDGITICKRLH